gttgactcttaaggagtctaAGTATTTGTAACCACTGGgggccagacagaatctcagctagacagagtctgaactggattgaatctgagcgctttcatggaggcgagatggaacttaaatacagaaaacgACTGAGGGAAGACTCCAGGTGTCACTAAGTAGTCTGGGATCCCAGGGAGGGTCTCCATAGATCTAACCCAtagaggatcctgatgggagtggctggtaatagGTTCAAAGGGAGGAATTCCAGAAGAATTCGAAACagaagatagggagtatctgagctgggagaaatggaaggggaatccaaggaccacccccaaggccagactttccggaggggggggggggggaggggggccttTCAGACAAATGAGACAAAAGCCCTCCCGATCCAAggggaaaaggtcttggcttgggcttgcaCCTCAtatacactgcaccaccagctacccaaggagagagaggacttgggttcagattcttcctgtgtgaccttaacctGTCCGGGTGTTTGCTAGTCTATGAGATGATAAGGCTGGACACTagtgccttctagctctagaagCATCATCCTATAACTAGGGTGATAATGCTTATGATTCTACCCAGGTACTGGGAAGGCAAAGACCCCCCGAGGCCCCCCAGGTTTCCTGCTTTCAGACGGCTCCTATTCTACAAGGGGACTGAGGCCAGACCCATCAGGTCTGTGCTGTGATACTGGGAGAAAGAAGGGGCAATCCCAGAAGGCTTCTCGGCAGAGGCGGCACTTAAAGTGATCCCGGCATGGGAGGACTCTGCAGTGTAGCCCCGGCGCGGTCCAGCTGGAACCGGCTGGAACTGAGAGGGCCCGAGGCAGGTGCAAGATGCCCGGCTTAGCATTTGATCGCAAAGAAAATGGGGAGCCATGGCAGCTTCCTGAGCGGCGCAGCAGGGATCGGGGCACCATAGACGGGCCTCAAGTGTCCAGGCATGATCCGGGGCCGGCGCAGCCCAACAAGTGGGAGAAGGCACGCGACGCGGGAGCCACAACAACAAATGACCTCGTCTTTATTGCCACGTTCACACAGAGAACCGACGAGTCTGCTTGCAAAGCAGCTCCCCGGGGGAGAAATGGTTAACCTCGGTTCTGAGCAAGGCGCAGGCGCAACGAAGCCCCGCCCACAGGCCGCTTGTTAAAGGCGGACCTGGAAGCATAGTTGCAGGCCGCTTCCGGCGACCATGTTGGCTGTGGGCGGAAAAACGCTGCCCACTGTTGTGTTGAGATGCCGGCGCCCGACTCCCCAAATAATTCGCATGGCTCAGGAAAGGCTCCAGTCACGCCGTAAGCTCTCTGAATCCCTGAACTTTTACACTCGCTCCTGGCCCCTGGAGATAGAGGCAGAGCACTTCCGCCCTTACCCAATATGGCCACCAAACTACTTCAGGGTCAGGGTGTTtgggaaaaaggggaaggggtggaggtgTCAGTGGGTAGGACCAGCGGCCCCTTTTCCCAAATTCCGAGTGAACCAAGACTGTAACGTGCGGGTCCAGGCGTGGCTCCGACGCATCTGGCTCGCAGTGCTGGCGCTCTTCGGGCGAGGAAGACCCTGTGGCGGGGGCGGGAAGATGAGAGGATAAGATTATGGCGATTGGCCATCTCTGGCATTTGTCCCGCCCCCCACCCAACTTCCGCCATACTCCCTTTCCCTTCGCTTCCGGCCTCTAGcgttccctcccaccttcccagaGCCTCCTTTCCGAGGCGAGGCCTTCAGGAAATCCGCAACTACAACGACCAGCATGCCCCGCGGCTACCTGGGTGCCCTCTACAGGTACCTTGAAGGTGCAATCAAACTCGTCGCTCATCCTGCGTAACTCGCTGCCATAACGCCGCGCAGCCCAGAGGATAGGGGGCGCTGAGCTGGAGCGGCTCCGGAACAGGCCGCGCTCCTCCTCCCCCTCGGACCCCTCCGCCTCGGCCTCCACTTCGGGACTCGCCTCCCCCGACCCCTCCCGGAGTGGAGGGTAGGAGGTCAGGCGGGGCCTCTTGTCCCCTGCGCCTGTGGAGGAAGCTGGGGAGAGCGTCATTCACTCGTTCactcgttcattcattcactcattcgttcattccttcattcattcactcgttcactcgttcattcattcattcactcactcattcactcattcgtTCGTTCACCCATTCACTCctcgttcattcattcactcactcattccttccttcctgcagACATCTCCCACCCAATGATCTCTCTGGTGCATAGATCTCTTTTTCCTActcctccatccatccatgcagTGCAGCCAGGATGGCTGGCTCGTCTTGAGCTTGGAGTCCACTCAGAccccttcatctttttttcctgacAATATGCTATCTCATTGATGCCTCCTCCCCACCTTGTACTTatcacagcttttttttttgtacccaagGATAAGACTTTATAGTTAACCCTACTGAATTTCTTCACACACACCCCCCCAGGGGTTCCCAAGATCCTTTCAGGGGATCaccaaggtcaaaactattttcataagaataccagacattttaatttctaacacaCTCACTACTGATAGATAGCcccataaacaaaagctctttgggggtcctcagtaatttttaagactGTAAAGGTTTCCTGAAATCAAACACGTTGAGAACTAAATGTTAACTGGCCCAAGGCCAGTCACAGATATCTGGGGGTGTTCTAATGTGGACTCCCTGGTGCACTGACATTAAAAAATTAGCAACTTTTGGCAATACGAGCAGTTCTGAAGCCATCTAATTATATTATCCTTCAAATCCACCTTCTGTACGAGAATAGCATAAGGCACTTTAACAAAGGCTTTGCTAGAAAATTGGCAAAATTGACCAAAGGGAATTGGCAGTGTTTGAAGAAAGTGCGctagtacattgttggtggaactgtgaatgcATAACCGTTCTGAAAAGCACTatgaattatgcaaataaagtgtcTAAACTgactataccctttgaccaacgtataccccaaagaggtcattgacccaacaaaaaaaaagtccctatAGACCAAATTATTTCCAGCAGTACTTATCAATAGAGAAGAGGCCTAACAAATGGTGCCGTGTGAATGTCATGGAATGTTACtctactataaaaaatgacaaacacaTGGACTGACAGAAAGCGACCAGAGCCAGGGGAGCAATACGTGAAATGATTGACTacagtataaatgaaaagaacagccACAAAATGACCCAATGACACAGAGCAAGACTGACCCCAAGGAACACATACCAGAAGACACCACTCCCTTCTCGGCAGAGGTGGGGGGCCAGGTGTGTGGAATGGTGTAATgatgttaaacttttttttaggCATTGGctgaattttttcctcttcctctcttaaaaaaaatatttcttaaaataaaaatttaaataaaggaTGGCTTTCTGGGAAGTGGATATATATGACAGAAAAACGAAAGATTAATATCATATCTTATATATAAGATATTGTTATTAaattgtcataaatatttttattatatttgtactTTGCTGTGTCATTTACAAGACCACAGAACTAGACCTGCAAGGGCCCCTAGacaccatctggtccaaccttttCCCTTTGTAGTTGTGGCAACTGTGGGCCAagtcagttaaatgacttgtccaaaaatCAAAACTTCagcctttgatccttacaatgaccTTTGACATTAACTGCTATTataccattttacaaaggaggaaacaggctCTGAGACCTAGCTGCTTGACTAGGGTTACAGCtggcaagtgtcagaggcaggatttgaaccctggattCCAAGGCTAATCCTCTTTTTTTGGTGTCCTGTTGCAAGGCCAGTGGCTATCCCACTGCCCCCCCCCTCCTCCTCAAAGAGTTGGGAGTCTGAGGCCCAAGCAGGGGGTCAGCAGAGCTGCCCAGGAACTGACCCGGGGAGCATTCCTGGACAAGGTGTGCCAGGGTTGCTGAGTTCTTCCAAAAGCCGGTTTTGAAGGGAGGGTCATGGCTGGGCAGTGGGTGGGGTGAGCAACAGAAAACATTATCTCTTGTACTCCTGCTCTCTGGTACAAGTACGTGGTATGCCTCAAAACCTCACAGAACAGAGATGGCCTGGTCTGCAGACCTTAGTAGGGATGTGAGGGAGGCCCGGTGAGCCCTTACCTCCAGTGACAAGGGGGAAGAGGCTGGAGGCCATTCGCTCTCTAATAAGAAAGGGGAGGTGACCAAAGCAAGACCCCTCTGACACTGTGTGGACCTGGCCAGTGAAATGGGTATGAGAATGCCTCCTTCCCCCGTCCCCCAGTGTGGCCATAGGGTCCAAAGATCAGAACAGGTGGAACAAATGGAGAGTTCTGCTGCCTGAGTGGCTCTcgaacctctgaggtccctctcagCCTGTGTCCAGCCTATACTTGGGTGTCAGGTCATCTCAGATCTGGGCTCCGAGAAGATCCCTTGGAAAGCCTtgctccccttccttctcctctgcccAGATCTCTGAGGTTCTCTACTGCCCAgttcctctccctccatctccttgGGCTTTTAGATCTGCTCTCCCAGAGGCCCAGTACTAAGGAAGGCCATGGGGTGTGGGCACAGTTTGAGGAACCAACGGGAAGTCCTCAGAACCTCGGGTTGGTTCAAGACCTTGGACAGCAGAGTCCTCAGGGGTTGGCAGGGACACATCAATGACAGGAGAGACCCATCTAAGCAGCATTGTGGTACAAGTCAGCTAATCCAACAAACTGAGGACATTAATGAAAATGTGCTCCTGGGACCTGCTACAGTGAGGAAGGGCCTTCTGGAGACAGTGGAATGGGTCTTTGACAGGATAAATTTGTATAAATTAAG
The DNA window shown above is from Notamacropus eugenii isolate mMacEug1 chromosome 2, mMacEug1.pri_v2, whole genome shotgun sequence and carries:
- the BAD gene encoding bcl2-associated agonist of cell death, whose product is MFQIPEFEPSEQEDGPEEGSSACALGEPRELGRHSFTAPSLAQSRPRQRPEPGTHHREGAGDKRPRLTSYPPLREGSGEASPEVEAEAEGSEGEEERGLFRSRSSSAPPILWAARRYGSELRRMSDEFDCTFKGLPRPKSASTASQMRRSHAWTRTLQSWFTRNLGKGAAGPTH